A window from Pagrus major chromosome 4, Pma_NU_1.0 encodes these proteins:
- the LOC140994447 gene encoding AP-2 complex subunit alpha-2-like — MPAVSKGDGMRGLAVFISDIRNCKSKEAEIKRINKELANIRSKFKGDKALDGYSKKKYVCKLLFIFLLGHDIDFGHMEAVNLLSSNKYTEKQIGYLFISVLVNSNSDLIRLINNAIKNDLASRNPTFMNLALHCIANVGSREMAEAFASEIPSILVAGDTMDSVKQSAALCLLRLNRTSADLVPMGEWTARVVHLLNDQHLGVVTAATSLITTLAQKSPDDFKTSISLAVARLSRIVTSASIDLQDYTYYFVAAPWLSVKLLRLLQCYPPPEDAALRSRLTECLETILNKAQEPPKSKKVQHSNAKNAVLFEAISLIIHHDSEPTLLVRACNQLGQFLQHRETNLRYLALESMCTLASSEFSHETVKTHIETVINALKTERDVSVRQRAVDLLYAMCDRSNAKQIVAEMLSYLETADYSIREEIVLKVAILAEKYAVDYTWYVDTILNLIRIAGDYVSEEVWYRVIQIVINREDVQGYSAKTVFEALQAPACHENLVKVGGYILGEFGNLIAGDSRSSPLVQFNLLHSKFHLCSVPTRALLLSAYIKFINLFPEVKATIQDVLRSDSQLRNSDVELQQRAVEYLRLSCIASTDILATVLEEMPPFPERESSILAKLKKKKGPGNLPDIDDARRNVNGSTEHSENTEATTKSSPSLMADLLPTNRPRPASSSPIMRSAGTMGSTHPFTDLLSLNSTPAAGASLLVDVFTESPAAASVDVCEENFLRFVCKNNGIIFENQLLQIGLKSEYRQNLGRMYVFYGNKTSTQFLSFSSSVASHDTLETQLNVQAKTVDPLIDGGAQVQQMLNIECVSDFTDAPVLNIQFRYGGTLQNIAVKLPVMLNKFFQPTEMASQDFFQRWKQLGAPQQEVQNIFKAKHPMDTDVAKAKILGFGVALLDGVDPNPANFVGAGVIHSKCTQVGCLLRLEPNIQAQMYRLTLRTSKASVSQRLCDLLSEQF; from the exons ATGCCTGCGGTCTCTAAAGGGGACGGGATGCGTGGCCTGGCCGTGTTCATCTCTGACATTAGGAACT GTAAAAGTAAAGAGGCTGAAATTAAGAGGATTAACAAAGAGCTGGCCAATATCCGCTCCAAATTTAAAG GAGACAAGGCTCTAGATGGCTATAGTAAAAAGAAGTATGTCTGCAAGCTGCtgttcatcttcctcctgggaCATGATATTGACTTTGGACACATGGAGGCTGTCAACCTCCTCAGCTCCAACAAgtacacagagaaacagatt GGTTACCTATTCATCTCAGTGTTGGTGAACTCTAACAGCGACCTGATCCGTCTCATCAACAACGCCATTAAGAATGACCTGGCCAGCCGCAACCCCACCTTCATGAACCTGGCCCTGCACTGCATAGCTAATGTGGGCAGCAGGGAAATGGCTGAGGCTTTTGCCTCTGAGATTCCCAGCATCTTGGTGGCAGG GGACACCATGGATAGCGTGAAGCAGAGTGCAGCACTATGTCTGCTACGACTCAACAGGACGTCTGCTGACCTGGTGCCCATGGGTGAATGGACAGCACGAGTGGTCCATCTCCTGAATGATCAGCACCTG gGAGTAGTAACTGCAGCCACCAGCCTCATCACCACTCTGGCCCAGAAGAGTCCAGACGACTTCAAAACATCCATCTCACTGGCTGTGGCCCGGCTCAGTAGG ATAGTGACTTCTGCATCCATCGACCTCCAGGATtacacatactactttgttgCTGCACCATGGTTGTCTGTCAAACTGCTGCGCCTGCTACAGTGCTACCCTCCACCTG aGGATGCAGCGCTGCGAAGTCGTCTGACAGAGTGTCTGGAAACCATCCTCAATAAAGCCCAGGAGCCGCCCAAGTCCAAGAAGGTCCAGCACTCCAATGCAAAGAATGCTGTTCTGTTTGAAGCCATCTCACTCATCATCCACCATGACAG TGAGCCCACCCTGTTGGTACGAGCCTGCAACCAGTTAGGCCAGtttctgcagcacagagaaacCAACCTCCGTTATTTGGCTTTGGAGAGCATGTGCACACTGGCCAGCTCTGAGTTTTCTCATGAGACAGTAAAGACGCACATAGAAACTGTGATCAATGCTTTAAAG ACAGAGCGAGATGTGAGTGTCCGCCAGCGGGCTGTCGATCTGCTCTATGCCATGTGTGACCGTAGCAACGCCAAGCAGATTGTGGCTGAGATGCTGAGCTACCTGGAGACCGCCGACTACTCAATCAGAGAGGAGATA gTGCTTAAGGTGGCTATCCTGGCAGAAAAATATGCTGTGGACTACACCTGGTACGTGGATACCATCCTCAACTTAATCCGCATCGCCGGTGACTATGTCAGTGAGGAGGTGTGGTATCGTGTCATCCAGATTGTCATAAACCGAGAAGATGTCCAAGGCTATTCTGCCAAGACTGTCTTTGAG GCGCTACAGGCTCCCGCCTGCCATGAGAACCTGGTTAAGGTGGGGGGTTACATCCTGGGAGAGTTTGGGAACCTAATTGCTGGAGACTCACGCTCCAG CCCTCTGGTCCAGTTCAACCTTTTACACTCCAAGTTCCACCTGTGCTCTGTGCCAACTCGGGCGCTGTTGCTGTCGGCCTACATCAAGTTCATTAACTTGTTTCCAGAAGTGAAGGCCACCATCCAAGACGTCCTGCGCTCAGACAGCCAGCTTCGCAACTCTGACGTGGAGCTTCAGCAGAGAGCTGTGGAGTACCTGAGGCTCAGCTGCATCGCCAGCACTGATATACTG GCCACAGTCTTAGAAGAGATGCCCCCATTCCCAGAGAGAGAGTCTTCAATCCTGGCcaaactgaagaagaagaaaggccCAGGCAACCTGCCCGACATCGACGACGCTCGGAGGAATGTCAACGGCAGCACCGAGCACAGCGAGAACACTGAAGCCACAACAAAG TCTTCTCCTTCACTGATGGCAGACCTTCTCCCTACCAACAGACCTCGCCCTGCCTCCTCTAGTCCCATCATGCGCTCTGCTGGGACCATG GGTTCCACCCACCCCTTCACGGACCTGCTCAGTCTGAACTCCACCCCTGCTGCAGGAGCCAGTCTGCTGGTTGATGTCTTTACCGAAagccctgctgctgcatctgTAGATGTGTGTGAGGAAAACTTTCTCAG GTTCGTTTGTAAGAACAATGGTATCATCTTTGAGAACCAGCTTTTGCAGATTGGACTGAAGTCTGAGTACAGGCAGAACCTGG GTCGCATGTATGTGTTCTATGGCAACAAGACGTCCACACAGTTCCTCAGCTTCTCCTCATCAGTGGCCAGTCATGACACGCTCGAGACCCA GCTGAATGTCCAAGCGAAGACAGTAGACCCCCTAATAGACGGTGGGGCTCAGGTCCAGCAGATGCTCAACATTGAGTGCGTGTCAGATTTCACAGATGCACCGGTACTCAACATCCAGTTTAG ATATGGTGGAACTCTTCAGAACATCGCAGTGAAACTCCCTGTGATGCTGAACAAGTTCTTCCAGCCCACAGAGATGGCATCCCAAGACTTCTTCCAGCGCTGGAAACAGCTTGGAGC TCCTCAGCAAGAGGTTCAGAATATCTTCAAAGCCAAACACCCGATGGACACAGACGTTGCCAAGGCCAAG ATCTTAGGTTTTGGTGTCGCTCTGCTGGACGGGGTGGATCCCAATCCTGCAAACTTTGTCGGAGCTGGAGTCATTCACTCTAAGTGCACACAGGTGGGCTGCCTCCTCAGGCTGGAGCCCAACATACAAGCACag ATGTACCGCCTCACCCTCCGGACCAGCAAAGCCTCAgtgtctcagaggctgtgtgaTCTGCTCTCTGAACAGTTTTAG